From the Saccharobesus litoralis genome, one window contains:
- the ccmE gene encoding cytochrome c maturation protein CcmE: protein MNSRRKQRLLIASILVLGIGAATALILTALSENIDYFYTPGEIINGKVIEQGGEEKTIMPTVGQRLRIGGMVVEGSVKRSDTDLNVSFDLVGSGGVVTVTYNGILPDLFREGQGIVAQGHLRSATVIEAFEVLAKHDEEYMPPEVAEAMKGVKHQKPTYTDEQLGK from the coding sequence ATGAATTCAAGACGCAAACAACGTTTATTAATTGCAAGTATATTAGTCTTAGGTATTGGGGCCGCAACGGCGCTTATTCTTACCGCACTCAGTGAGAATATTGATTACTTTTATACACCGGGTGAAATCATAAACGGCAAAGTGATTGAACAGGGGGGCGAAGAAAAAACCATAATGCCGACTGTCGGTCAACGATTGCGTATTGGTGGTATGGTGGTTGAAGGCTCAGTGAAGCGTTCTGATACCGATCTTAATGTCAGCTTTGATTTGGTCGGTTCTGGTGGGGTTGTAACCGTAACTTATAACGGTATTTTACCGGATCTATTTAGAGAAGGTCAGGGGATCGTAGCGCAAGGTCATTTACGCAGTGCGACTGTTATTGAGGCGTTTGAAGTTTTAGCCAAGCATGATGAAGAATACATGCCACCAGAAGTGGCAGAGGCTATGAAAGGGGTTAAGCACCAAAAGCCGACTTACACAGATGAGCAATTAGGAAAATAA
- a CDS encoding redoxin family protein, whose translation MKKTYLIIPIIAFLAISVFFYKGLFSDPTNIENVSLHRDFPAFHLGDLMDSKVQRDESEFIGKVTLVNVWGTWCVTCRIELPFLTQLREQHNMRIVGVYYDNAADAAFGEVDIRSTRLEVKQMLGQLGDPFIYNVYDKTRDLSLDLGITGAPESFLVNKAGKIIWHRRGDINSRIWQSELKPLFEQALAE comes from the coding sequence ATGAAGAAAACCTATTTAATCATTCCAATAATTGCGTTTTTAGCAATATCTGTATTCTTTTATAAAGGCTTATTTTCTGATCCAACCAATATAGAAAATGTCAGTTTACATCGAGATTTTCCGGCATTTCACTTAGGCGATTTGATGGATAGTAAGGTGCAGCGCGATGAATCTGAGTTTATAGGAAAAGTAACACTGGTTAATGTTTGGGGGACTTGGTGCGTAACTTGTCGTATTGAGTTGCCATTCCTAACTCAATTGCGCGAACAGCACAATATGCGGATTGTGGGCGTTTACTATGATAATGCTGCCGATGCGGCATTTGGTGAAGTTGATATACGTAGTACGCGTTTAGAAGTAAAGCAAATGTTAGGGCAGTTAGGCGATCCATTTATCTACAACGTATATGATAAAACCCGCGATCTATCGCTTGATTTAGGCATTACAGGTGCACCTGAAAGTTTTTTAGTCAACAAGGCAGGAAAAATTATTTGGCATCGCCGAGGTGATATAAACTCGCGTA
- the fliK gene encoding flagellar hook-length control protein FliK produces the protein MYEAHLSQLRKVQHDAALSKTQQILDSVQLAQDQYKNAVLTRVQDTLANIKIGNQKAFELPMPKDQLAQFTNKQNIQIKQTGNQVEIKPVPVSQVNHPLSPSQSQQIAISTLSNGLNKQPMGAIVQGNLNRQGQVEFIHSGQRYTVTTAIEQTNKALSLAITEHGNKVLITQIGGQNQQWQLNKTVTIEAGKLNVAGQQLQLPKPLNQISGTFNVELAKPSDIASLNSISPQKAHLAETPSHFNITLATKPETRISIAKTLLIQNGQFELNGQQYQLPKQLQFLTGVFKIEDLQAGTIEISRGGSKHIIPLVPTGKSTATSIPATGQIVQVTDKNSVSKTSVFVSTSLTTEHLKINLGGQNLFLNLQALNAYQTTQPNSNATTVVNNHQVLEQSSLVKQPNSLSLNSSLSLADQNNPLAAFTLNSKEIKLSLPTNRGVVNFQIPISQLVKISNLSQLANTFINELTKIGLKETNHSLSSGNPINTENTVNSTPLNSKDKIANAPLSANTLSHSPINKAGPNIESLVQQLYKSLNLNIKPSLEQIPVLDASLMKLTYPKNPTHSINVELAKNTLSKLINDNIMALPQQPNLERTLNAQSDINSHSLLRALGIPTNQSLNPPPASAHVSNLVSSLLKQVGQIPSLAEVLNELTALNKSPTSNNAPLKNVVANALQQYGVQKSAQEIQQLFSAQQANQNLIARINNSNTPINQIALALQILFTGKATNRQNTTSTPNKLGNNDTAMDNWLKPLAKVISNQQATQLKSAQAQLKDQKEIYTNIPIVVNGQFQNVELAFNYDIAQAPEEQHKGEISKTQLMRFSLKFDMDKLGKMLIKAALIENDLKLSVYTEKASTLTKCEQEITKLRTELAKQEIQLSETQFKQGKIPKNLWAETSIGVQYRV, from the coding sequence ATGTACGAAGCTCACCTCTCACAGCTAAGAAAAGTACAGCACGATGCTGCGTTATCCAAAACTCAGCAAATACTCGATAGTGTTCAATTAGCGCAAGACCAATATAAAAATGCGGTGTTAACTCGAGTTCAAGACACGTTAGCGAATATAAAAATAGGTAATCAAAAAGCATTTGAATTACCTATGCCCAAAGATCAGTTAGCTCAATTTACGAATAAACAAAACATTCAAATTAAACAAACTGGCAATCAGGTTGAAATAAAGCCCGTTCCTGTATCGCAAGTGAATCACCCACTTTCTCCCTCACAAAGCCAACAAATTGCTATTTCTACATTAAGTAATGGGCTGAATAAACAGCCAATGGGTGCGATAGTTCAGGGAAATTTAAATCGCCAAGGACAAGTCGAATTTATCCATAGCGGACAACGATATACCGTTACCACTGCAATAGAACAAACGAATAAAGCGCTAAGTTTAGCTATAACCGAACATGGAAATAAAGTGCTAATCACTCAGATTGGCGGACAAAATCAACAATGGCAGCTCAATAAAACGGTTACCATTGAAGCGGGAAAATTAAATGTTGCAGGACAACAATTACAACTACCCAAACCCTTAAATCAAATTTCTGGAACGTTTAATGTTGAATTAGCCAAGCCATCTGATATTGCTAGCTTAAATTCAATATCCCCACAAAAAGCACACCTTGCAGAAACACCGAGTCATTTTAATATCACACTGGCGACAAAACCCGAGACACGCATTTCAATCGCTAAAACCTTACTGATCCAAAATGGTCAGTTTGAACTCAATGGCCAACAGTACCAATTACCAAAACAACTGCAGTTTTTAACTGGCGTATTTAAAATTGAGGACTTACAGGCAGGCACGATAGAAATATCTCGCGGTGGCAGTAAACATATCATTCCGTTAGTTCCAACGGGCAAATCTACAGCCACATCCATCCCAGCAACCGGCCAAATTGTGCAAGTTACAGACAAAAATTCTGTATCAAAAACGAGTGTATTTGTCTCTACAAGTCTTACGACTGAGCATTTAAAAATAAATTTAGGTGGTCAAAATCTGTTTCTGAATTTGCAAGCATTAAATGCATACCAAACCACACAACCTAACAGTAACGCGACAACTGTAGTCAATAACCATCAGGTGCTTGAACAATCTTCGTTAGTAAAACAACCTAATTCACTCTCATTAAACAGCAGCTTATCTCTCGCTGATCAAAATAATCCACTTGCGGCATTTACGTTAAATAGCAAAGAAATTAAATTATCTCTGCCAACCAATCGAGGCGTAGTAAATTTTCAAATACCTATTTCACAACTCGTTAAAATTTCTAATCTATCTCAATTAGCCAACACTTTTATTAACGAATTAACAAAAATAGGGCTAAAAGAGACAAATCACAGCTTATCTTCCGGCAACCCTATCAATACAGAAAATACCGTAAATAGCACGCCATTAAATTCAAAAGACAAAATTGCGAATGCACCGTTATCGGCTAACACCTTAAGCCACTCACCTATCAATAAAGCTGGCCCCAATATAGAAAGCTTGGTTCAACAACTCTATAAATCATTAAATCTCAATATAAAGCCTTCTTTAGAGCAAATTCCTGTTTTAGATGCTAGTTTAATGAAATTAACCTACCCTAAAAATCCGACTCATAGCATTAATGTCGAACTAGCAAAAAATACGCTCAGTAAATTAATTAACGACAATATAATGGCGTTGCCACAGCAACCTAACCTAGAGAGAACATTAAATGCACAATCAGACATCAATAGCCACTCTTTGTTAAGAGCGTTAGGTATTCCAACTAACCAAAGTCTAAATCCCCCCCCCGCTTCAGCTCATGTCAGTAATTTAGTGTCAAGCCTGCTAAAACAAGTAGGACAAATACCGTCTTTGGCAGAAGTTTTAAATGAGCTCACGGCTCTCAATAAATCACCGACTTCAAATAACGCCCCATTAAAGAATGTGGTGGCTAACGCCTTGCAGCAATATGGCGTACAAAAATCTGCACAAGAGATCCAACAATTATTTAGCGCACAACAAGCCAATCAAAACTTGATTGCCAGAATAAACAATAGCAATACACCGATTAACCAAATCGCATTAGCCTTACAAATTTTATTTACTGGAAAAGCAACCAACCGCCAAAACACAACGTCAACGCCCAATAAATTGGGCAATAACGATACGGCAATGGATAATTGGTTAAAACCATTAGCAAAAGTCATTTCAAACCAGCAAGCCACGCAATTGAAATCAGCACAAGCTCAGTTAAAAGACCAGAAAGAAATATATACCAATATTCCTATTGTGGTTAACGGTCAATTTCAAAATGTCGAGCTCGCATTTAATTACGACATAGCGCAAGCGCCAGAAGAGCAACATAAAGGAGAAATAAGCAAAACACAGTTAATGCGATTCTCATTAAAATTTGACATGGATAAACTAGGTAAAATGCTCATTAAAGCTGCACTCATTGAAAATGATTTAAAACTGAGCGTATATACTGAAAAAGCATCAACGTTAACAAAATGCGAGCAAGAAATAACAAAACTGAGAACAGAGTTAGCTAAGCAAGAAATTCAACTGAGTGAAACACAATTCAAACAAGGAAAAATTCCTAAAAACCTATGGGCTGAAACATCAATAGGCGTGCAATATAGAGTCTAA
- the ccmB gene encoding heme exporter protein CcmB — protein MSYFQYFSHSLKRDFQVAATQKHEFGLPLIFFVLVVVLVPLSIGPEANLLSRIAPAIGWIAVILSILIALPRMFSEEFDNGWLEQVFISGHPSILSVLSRVLSFWLLYGLPLVLASILLVPFLQLALSTWWVLAQTLVLGSLLMTALGSIASAMLLGSRKGSGILALLVIPLLIPALIFASAAVDAAAQGIPAQGPMLMLTGLAVLGITLAPIATEHSLKLVMS, from the coding sequence ATGTCTTACTTTCAATACTTCAGTCATTCACTTAAGCGCGATTTTCAAGTTGCAGCTACGCAAAAGCATGAGTTTGGTTTACCGCTTATTTTCTTTGTTTTAGTTGTGGTGTTAGTGCCTTTGTCGATTGGCCCCGAAGCTAATTTGCTATCTCGAATCGCTCCTGCAATTGGCTGGATAGCGGTCATTTTATCTATTTTAATTGCTTTGCCACGGATGTTTTCGGAAGAGTTTGATAATGGTTGGTTAGAGCAAGTGTTTATTTCTGGTCACCCAAGCATTTTATCTGTTCTTTCACGAGTATTGAGCTTTTGGCTGTTGTATGGCTTGCCTTTGGTTTTGGCTAGTATTTTGCTAGTTCCTTTTTTGCAGTTGGCGTTATCTACTTGGTGGGTGCTAGCACAAACATTAGTTTTAGGTAGTTTGTTAATGACTGCCTTGGGGTCAATTGCAAGTGCCATGTTACTTGGTTCACGTAAAGGTAGTGGTATTTTAGCCTTGTTAGTGATCCCTTTACTAATACCCGCTTTAATTTTTGCTTCGGCAGCGGTTGATGCTGCGGCTCAGGGTATTCCTGCACAAGGCCCTATGCTGATGCTAACAGGGCTAGCTGTATTAGGTATTACTCTGGCGCCAATAGCGACAGAACATTCTTTAAAATTAGTCATGAGTTAA
- the ccmD gene encoding heme exporter protein CcmD, translated as MQFSSLNDFFAMGGYAGYVWSGVGLVFTLLALLYWLSIKERKATFNQIEEKLRIEKLRRQQQNSEMTL; from the coding sequence ATGCAATTTAGTAGTCTTAATGATTTTTTCGCTATGGGTGGCTATGCCGGCTATGTTTGGTCGGGTGTAGGGCTCGTTTTTACTCTGTTGGCTTTACTATATTGGTTATCGATCAAAGAGCGTAAAGCCACTTTTAATCAAATAGAAGAAAAGCTACGTATTGAAAAATTACGTCGTCAACAACAAAACTCTGAAATGACATTATGA
- a CDS encoding heme lyase CcmF/NrfE family subunit: MLPEIGHFALILALFFSIAQAILPMWGAQKRNAALISLARPLVSGTFLLVTLAFICLSWAFYVNDFSVAYVANNSNSLLPWYYRLSAVWGAHEGSLLLWIWILVLWSLGVSVFSRQLADEDVARVISVLGFIAVGFLAFILITSNPFDRTFPAYPVDGRDLNPLLQDFGLIIHPPMLYMGYVGFSVAFAFAISALISGKLDATWARWTRPWTLAAWGFLTCGIALGSWWAYYELGWGGWWFWDPVENASFMPWLAGTALIHSLAVTEKRNAFKSWTLLLAITAFSLSLLGTFLVRSGILVSVHAFASDPERGLFILAYLIVVIGGALTLYAVRGSQVTSTHRYRLFSREVLLFINNILLVVALVVVLLGTLLPLVHKEIGLGSISIGEPFFNNVFAYLFVPFSLVLGIAPLIRWKQDKLTRNNKAILSAIAVTLVFALTCYFAYAIDNIWTLLGVTLALWITVLTIWEIIQNTKGEPNRLSKLPLSHWGMVMGHVGFAFLIAGIALTTFGTVEKDVRMAQSDKVNLGQYQFTLDRIREVKGPNYSSFVADVSVQKQSSLFTLHAEKRYYQVKSSVMTEAGIDAGFTRDLYVALGEQFDDGSWAVRVYVKPFVRWIWLGSIFMCIGAILCIADRRYRTVLSLRSKTVAVS, translated from the coding sequence ATGCTGCCAGAAATTGGACACTTTGCGCTGATTTTAGCGCTTTTTTTCTCGATCGCTCAAGCTATCCTACCAATGTGGGGAGCACAAAAACGTAATGCGGCATTAATATCATTAGCTAGGCCATTAGTCTCGGGTACATTTTTGCTGGTGACATTGGCTTTTATTTGTTTGTCGTGGGCTTTCTACGTCAATGACTTTTCCGTGGCTTACGTTGCTAATAACTCCAATAGTTTACTTCCTTGGTATTATCGTTTGTCCGCTGTTTGGGGCGCGCATGAGGGTTCACTTCTATTATGGATTTGGATTTTAGTACTTTGGTCATTGGGCGTTTCTGTTTTTAGTCGCCAGTTAGCCGATGAAGATGTTGCTCGGGTTATCTCTGTACTTGGATTTATTGCAGTTGGATTTTTAGCTTTTATCTTAATCACATCAAATCCATTTGATCGTACTTTTCCTGCTTATCCTGTCGATGGCCGAGATCTAAATCCGTTGCTACAAGACTTTGGTTTGATCATTCATCCTCCTATGCTTTATATGGGCTATGTTGGATTTTCTGTTGCTTTTGCTTTTGCTATTTCAGCGTTAATTAGTGGCAAGCTTGACGCAACTTGGGCTCGTTGGACTCGTCCATGGACATTGGCTGCATGGGGCTTTTTAACCTGTGGTATCGCGTTAGGTAGTTGGTGGGCATATTATGAATTAGGCTGGGGTGGCTGGTGGTTTTGGGACCCTGTAGAAAATGCCTCTTTTATGCCTTGGCTAGCTGGTACTGCATTAATCCATAGTTTAGCAGTAACGGAAAAACGCAATGCCTTTAAAAGTTGGACTTTGTTGCTTGCTATTACCGCGTTTTCTTTAAGCTTATTAGGCACTTTCTTGGTTCGGTCTGGCATTTTGGTCTCTGTGCACGCTTTTGCGAGCGATCCCGAACGAGGCTTATTTATTTTAGCTTATTTGATAGTTGTTATTGGCGGCGCTTTAACTTTGTATGCTGTACGAGGATCGCAGGTGACCAGTACACATCGTTACCGTTTGTTTTCGCGTGAAGTCTTGTTGTTTATCAATAATATTTTATTAGTGGTTGCTTTAGTGGTGGTGTTATTGGGTACCTTGTTACCACTGGTTCATAAAGAAATTGGCTTAGGTTCGATCTCAATTGGTGAACCATTCTTTAATAATGTTTTTGCCTATTTATTTGTTCCTTTCTCATTGGTTTTAGGTATTGCGCCATTAATCCGCTGGAAACAAGATAAACTCACACGTAACAATAAAGCCATTTTATCGGCAATCGCTGTGACTTTAGTTTTTGCGCTAACCTGTTATTTCGCATACGCCATCGACAATATCTGGACTTTATTAGGTGTAACTTTAGCACTTTGGATAACAGTCTTAACCATTTGGGAAATTATTCAGAATACCAAAGGTGAACCAAACCGTTTAAGCAAATTGCCTTTGTCTCATTGGGGGATGGTGATGGGACATGTTGGTTTTGCATTTTTAATTGCGGGCATTGCGTTGACAACATTCGGCACGGTTGAAAAAGACGTGAGAATGGCACAGAGTGACAAAGTTAATTTAGGTCAGTACCAATTTACCTTAGATCGCATTCGCGAAGTTAAAGGGCCTAATTATTCTTCTTTTGTCGCTGATGTTAGTGTGCAAAAACAAAGCAGCTTGTTTACGTTACACGCGGAAAAGCGTTACTACCAAGTTAAGTCTTCTGTTATGACTGAAGCGGGGATTGATGCCGGATTTACTCGAGATTTATATGTAGCGTTAGGTGAACAATTTGACGATGGCTCATGGGCTGTGCGCGTTTATGTTAAGCCTTTTGTTCGTTGGATTTGGTTAGGCTCAATATTTATGTGTATTGGCGCAATTTTGTGTATTGCAGATAGACGCTACAGAACAGTGTTATCTCTTCGTTCAAAAACGGTTGCTGTCTCATGA
- a CDS encoding heme ABC transporter permease produces MFKWLHPYAKPEKAYELSNRIYFWVMPFAALCLIIGSIWGLVFAPTDYQQGESYRLIFFHVPAAIWSMGAYTSMGIAGFCALVWQIRTLELAVIAIAPIGAVFTALALATGAIWGKPMWGTWWVWDARLTSELILLFLYIGVFALYFSFDDRRTGGKAACILAVVGIVNVPIIHYSVEWWNTLHQGATISKFEKPSMPAEMLWPLLINILGFFLLFTALTSYRFATELVKSEAHRKWVLKLVRQMAK; encoded by the coding sequence ATGTTTAAATGGTTACATCCTTACGCTAAACCGGAAAAAGCGTATGAACTTTCGAATCGCATTTACTTTTGGGTCATGCCTTTTGCTGCACTATGTTTGATCATAGGTTCAATTTGGGGCTTAGTTTTTGCGCCAACAGATTATCAGCAAGGTGAATCTTATCGTTTAATTTTCTTCCATGTTCCTGCCGCTATTTGGTCGATGGGCGCCTATACATCAATGGGAATTGCGGGTTTTTGCGCATTAGTTTGGCAAATTCGCACCTTAGAATTAGCCGTTATCGCAATAGCACCTATTGGTGCCGTTTTTACAGCGTTAGCCCTTGCGACGGGGGCTATTTGGGGAAAACCCATGTGGGGAACTTGGTGGGTGTGGGATGCTCGCTTAACATCTGAACTAATTTTATTGTTTTTATATATCGGTGTTTTTGCCCTGTATTTTAGTTTTGATGATAGACGCACAGGAGGCAAAGCCGCTTGTATTTTAGCTGTCGTTGGGATTGTCAATGTACCTATTATTCATTATTCAGTTGAATGGTGGAATACTTTGCATCAAGGAGCCACTATCTCCAAATTTGAAAAACCATCAATGCCTGCAGAAATGTTGTGGCCATTGCTGATTAATATTTTAGGGTTCTTTTTACTCTTTACAGCATTAACGAGTTATCGATTTGCTACTGAATTGGTTAAATCTGAAGCTCATCGCAAGTGGGTATTAAAACTCGTTCGACAAATGGCAAAATAA
- the ccmA gene encoding cytochrome c biogenesis heme-transporting ATPase CcmA encodes MLSVNQLTCIRNNRVLFEELSFSLLPGQLMYVTGPNGAGKTTLLRSICGLHQYHHGSISLGDLPLSQSLQDVLYIGHKAGINDCLTAVENMRHWSSLTAENDDIDQLVSKVGLAGLENVPVKYLSAGQKRRVALSRLWVSKAKLWILDEPYTSIDAAGIDILNQLFNRHRQAGNMVVVTSHQPLPVDIVDINFALEYRF; translated from the coding sequence TTGTTATCGGTCAATCAATTAACCTGCATTAGAAATAATCGCGTCTTGTTTGAAGAACTGTCTTTTTCGTTGTTACCTGGCCAACTTATGTACGTAACTGGGCCAAATGGAGCAGGAAAAACAACATTACTTCGCAGTATATGTGGCTTACATCAATACCATCATGGCAGTATTTCGCTTGGTGATTTACCACTAAGTCAATCGTTGCAAGACGTATTGTATATAGGTCATAAAGCCGGCATTAACGACTGTTTAACGGCAGTTGAAAATATGCGCCATTGGTCTTCTTTAACAGCAGAAAATGATGATATTGATCAATTGGTTAGTAAAGTGGGTTTGGCTGGTTTAGAAAATGTACCTGTTAAGTATTTGTCGGCCGGACAAAAGCGGCGAGTGGCGTTATCAAGGTTGTGGGTTTCTAAAGCTAAGCTTTGGATCCTTGATGAGCCTTATACCTCAATTGACGCTGCAGGTATTGATATATTGAATCAACTATTTAACCGACATCGCCAGGCAGGCAATATGGTTGTAGTTACCAGTCATCAGCCTCTGCCTGTTGATATTGTCGATATTAACTTTGCATTGGAGTATCGGTTTTAG